In bacterium, the following are encoded in one genomic region:
- the rnc gene encoding ribonuclease III: MDVPARPLATAPPGLSAGGPAPFTPEREALLSELEEKLNIKFRDRSLLHLALVHGSAGPEGRSRHGENYERLEFLGDSVLNLAISDHLYRMFPTRLEGDLARLRAGIVSEPALARVARGLDLGRYVVLGRGEEKGGGRSRPALLADALEAVLGAVYVDSGYGVAHYCVTRWFGDELSRLEEPGEGDYKSQLQELVQQLERRLPRYRITGQRGPEHDRAFVAIVEVNGRVLGEGRGRSKKEAEQVAAQRALETLRRSRAG; this comes from the coding sequence GTGGACGTCCCCGCGCGTCCGCTTGCCACGGCGCCGCCCGGACTTTCCGCCGGAGGGCCCGCGCCCTTCACGCCCGAACGCGAGGCGCTCCTCTCGGAACTCGAGGAAAAGCTGAACATCAAGTTCCGCGATCGATCCCTGCTGCACCTGGCCCTTGTCCACGGCTCGGCGGGCCCCGAGGGTCGGAGCCGCCACGGGGAAAACTATGAGCGCCTGGAGTTTCTGGGAGACTCGGTGCTCAACCTCGCCATCAGCGACCATCTGTACCGCATGTTTCCGACGCGGTTGGAAGGAGATCTGGCCCGCCTCCGGGCCGGCATCGTCAGCGAGCCCGCCCTCGCCCGCGTCGCCCGCGGCCTCGATCTGGGGCGATACGTGGTCCTGGGCCGCGGGGAGGAAAAGGGCGGGGGCCGGAGCCGCCCCGCACTCCTCGCCGACGCCTTGGAGGCCGTGCTGGGTGCCGTGTATGTCGACTCGGGCTATGGGGTGGCGCACTACTGCGTCACCCGCTGGTTCGGAGATGAATTGAGCCGGCTCGAGGAGCCGGGCGAAGGGGACTATAAGAGTCAGCTGCAAGAACTCGTGCAGCAGCTGGAACGCCGGCTCCCACGGTATCGGATCACCGGACAACGCGGGCCGGAGCACGACCGGGCGTTCGTCGCCATCGTCGAAGTGAACGGCCGTGTGCTGGGGGAGGGCCGCGGCCGGAGCAAGAAGGAAGCCGAACAGGTGGCGGCGCAGCGCGCCCTGGAGACTCTGAGGCGGAGCCGGGCGGGGTGA
- a CDS encoding HIT domain-containing protein produces MKHLWAPWRIQYFKGPPPEGCIFCVLPRDGRDREHHIVYQGQRVFVILNTFPYNSGHVMVVPRRHVADLGALEDGEALELIHLTTAAMEAIRATYGAEGFNVGVNIGRAAGAGIVDHVHLHVVPRWVGDTNFMPVLGETKVLPEDLSVTRDRLAKALPEALARRATKPGVSSESPG; encoded by the coding sequence GTGAAGCACCTCTGGGCGCCCTGGCGGATCCAGTATTTCAAAGGCCCCCCTCCGGAAGGCTGCATCTTCTGCGTCCTTCCTCGCGACGGGCGCGATCGAGAGCATCATATCGTCTACCAGGGACAGCGGGTGTTTGTGATCCTCAACACGTTTCCGTACAACTCCGGACACGTGATGGTCGTGCCTCGCCGGCACGTGGCCGACCTGGGCGCGCTCGAGGACGGCGAAGCCCTTGAACTGATTCATCTCACGACGGCGGCGATGGAGGCGATCCGGGCGACGTACGGGGCCGAGGGTTTCAACGTCGGCGTGAACATCGGCCGGGCGGCGGGGGCCGGCATCGTCGACCACGTCCACCTCCACGTCGTCCCGCGGTGGGTCGGAGACACAAACTTCATGCCCGTGCTCGGCGAGACGAAGGTGCTTCCCGAGGACCTCTCGGTCACCCGCGACAGGCTCGCCAAAGCTCTTCCCGAAGCACTTGCCCGCCGGGCCACGAAGCCGGGAGTGAGCTCCGAAAGCCCCGGGTAA